The genomic stretch GGATGGCGCGGTGGCACTGTTGCTGGCCGCGCATAATGGGCTCTGCCTCTCACATCTCAACCTGGCGGCTTCGGAAGCACAGAAGCGGAAATACCTGCCCAAACTGGCAACGGGTGAATGGCTCGGGGCGTGGGGGCTGACGGAACCGGGCTCGGGATCGGATGCCGCCGCACTCCAGACACGAGCCGAGCCGGACGGTGACGGCTGGCAACTGACCGGGAACAAGATCTTCATCACGAACGCAAGCCGGGCACAGGTTTTCGTCGTCATGACCCGAACGGACGCCAGCCGCGGCGCCAAAGGTATTAGCGCTTTTCTCATCGAGCGCAACGACCCCGGGTTCGCGGTCGGCCCCAAGGAAGACAAGCTGGGCATGCGGGCGAGTGATACGTGCCCGCTCGAGCTGGACGGTGTACGGTGCGGGCCGGAGCGACTGGTCGGAGCCCTGAACCAGGGATACGTCGATGCGCTGCGGGTACTGGAGCGTGGCCGAGTGGGAATCGCGGCCCTGTCCGTTGGCTTGGCGCGCGGCGCAGTCGAGGAGGCCTTGGCGTATGCTCACCAGCGGGTGGCCTTCGGCAAGTCGATCTTCGATCTCCAGGCGGTGCAGTTCATGCTGGCGGACATGGTGACGGAGCTGGAGGCGGCCCGCGCGCTGGTGTACGACGCCGCTACGACGCTCGATCGCGGTGAGGAT from Phycisphaerales bacterium encodes the following:
- a CDS encoding acyl-CoA dehydrogenase family protein; its protein translation is MDWTLPEDLVALRDAVRRYATERIRPNARAWDREQHLPDEVVAELGALGLLGVLTPEEYGGSKHHEHAYLANAVLMEEIARQDGAVALLLAAHNGLCLSHLNLAASEAQKRKYLPKLATGEWLGAWGLTEPGSGSDAAALQTRAEPDGDGWQLTGNKIFITNASRAQVFVVMTRTDASRGAKGISAFLIERNDPGFAVGPKEDKLGMRASDTCPLELDGVRCGPERLVGALNQGYVDALRVLERGRVGIAALSVGLARGAVEEALAYAHQRVAFGKSIFDLQAVQFMLADMVTELEAARALVYDAATTLDRGEDARQKASLAKLYASEMATQVALRALQIHGGYGYTKDVPVERYLRDAKLCEIGEGSSEVQRIIIARQLLAGQMPG